One window of Chitinispirillum alkaliphilum genomic DNA carries:
- a CDS encoding Uracil phosphoribosyltransferase, protein MKKIELIMDSHALDLALTRITHQIRENHSDLSKLAIVGMQTRGVFLAKRIAEKIKSMESKELPVGVLDATLYRDDYRTSLKQPKVKVTDIPFNTNGKTIVLVDDVLYTGRTVRAALDALTDFGRPGIIRLAVLIDRGNRELPIRADYVGKKITTLANQEVALNVREIDDEDSLWLMELEEGD, encoded by the coding sequence ATGAAAAAAATTGAACTTATCATGGACTCTCATGCCCTGGACCTTGCACTCACCCGGATAACTCATCAGATCCGTGAGAATCATTCTGATTTAAGCAAACTGGCAATTGTTGGTATGCAGACCCGCGGAGTTTTTCTTGCAAAGCGAATAGCTGAGAAGATAAAGAGTATGGAGAGCAAGGAGTTACCGGTAGGTGTTCTTGACGCAACGCTTTATCGTGATGATTACCGCACCTCATTAAAACAGCCAAAAGTAAAAGTAACAGATATACCTTTTAATACGAATGGTAAGACAATTGTTCTTGTGGATGATGTGCTTTACACCGGTCGAACCGTACGGGCTGCGCTTGATGCTCTGACCGATTTTGGAAGGCCGGGTATAATACGGCTGGCAGTTTTAATAGACAGGGGGAACAGGGAGCTTCCTATCAGGGCGGATTATGTGGGAAAGAAGATAACCACTCTGGCCAACCAGGAGGTGGCATTGAATGTGCGTGAGATTGATGATGAAGATTCGTTGTGGTTAATGGAACTGGAGGAAGGTGATTAG
- a CDS encoding Methyltransferase-related protein, producing MIAAEDLSCIEADCPLCKSKGIYFYHNRIHVYFSCLLCRGVFVNRATLPDREAELSRYKEHNNDVNDPGYQNFVSPIVESVLRDYSTGHDGLDFGCGPGSVISKLLSDKGYRINQYDPYFSHSPHLLKRKYDYIVCCEVIEHFYNPYKEFALLRKILSVGSALYCMTDILTDKTDFGKWYYKNDKTHVFFYRHETLAWIGEQFGFRNISVNNRLITFCG from the coding sequence TTGATTGCTGCTGAAGATCTGAGTTGCATTGAGGCCGACTGCCCTCTGTGCAAGAGTAAAGGGATATATTTTTATCATAACAGAATACATGTTTATTTCTCCTGCTTGCTCTGCAGAGGTGTCTTTGTGAACAGAGCTACTCTTCCCGACAGGGAAGCAGAATTGAGCCGGTATAAGGAACACAATAACGATGTCAATGATCCGGGATACCAGAATTTCGTCTCGCCCATAGTCGAATCTGTCCTAAGGGATTACTCCACTGGTCATGACGGGCTCGATTTCGGGTGCGGTCCGGGGTCGGTTATATCAAAACTGCTTTCAGATAAGGGGTACAGAATAAATCAGTACGACCCCTATTTCTCACACTCTCCCCATTTGCTAAAAAGAAAATATGATTACATCGTGTGCTGCGAGGTGATCGAACATTTCTACAATCCGTATAAGGAATTTGCCCTGCTGAGGAAAATATTAAGCGTGGGAAGTGCGCTCTACTGCATGACAGATATTCTTACAGATAAAACCGATTTCGGTAAATGGTACTATAAAAACGACAAGACCCATGTGTTTTTCTACAGGCATGAGACATTGGCCTGGATAGGTGAGCAGTTCGGTTTCAGGAATATATCAGTAAACAATAGGCTGATAACTTTTTGCGGCTGA